One window from the genome of Octopus sinensis unplaced genomic scaffold, ASM634580v1 Contig18749, whole genome shotgun sequence encodes:
- the LOC115231678 gene encoding ATP-dependent DNA helicase DDX11-like, translating to MSKNSFSFPYDPYGIQINFMDDMQKCFDIGGVGIFESPTGTGKSLSLICGSLTWLTKHRKNMAKQRDALAQEIFKREQEKQTDWVSQHHLVSSLKRRRDEIEDSLHQISLLKDKELALDKPNILRVFYCSRTHSQLTQFIDQFKMTDFSGEFRLVTVASRQQLCLNEEIRNLPSLNRRCIEIIKNKTCPYYKASKSDLLTEKICSRPLDVEDMFKAGKETGACPFYAARESVDYAELLVVPYSILLHEQTRLSYNLDLSGQIVIIDEAHNLMEAISSIYSAEIPLSTALCYSEMLGIYNSKYSNKLSSSNVLSIKKIIFFVDRLIAFMKKMDHKQACFTLSDFMYQSGLVDVRVAHLATFLEHSLLTRKLSVSKGEDMDCVDKFVDCIAYYDSFEDGRIILSTTPVVSIKYILLNPAARFIELATKAHSLVFAGGTLRPYDEIKELISLHTNKKLIEHCSSHVSDSQNSLLLAVGIGPGGMEIKLNYSAQKNDSHVRQVCSALVNLSRVVPRGGIVCFFPSYEFEERCHAVIKQQFGDFLRKKRKLFREPKISCQVDQVLRDYGISPSESILFCVIGGKLSEGINFRDDLCRLVVVVGVPFPNVMTEEWKAKMDYIKNKDNSDRITCMRAVNQSIGRAIRHKNDFAAIVLLDSRYGNSSLSDYLPSWLMRNHCIATSFPHALTALRNFFILHKDSY from the coding sequence CGTTTAGTTTCCCGTATGATCCTTACGGAATCCAAATCAATTTCATGGATGATATGCAAAAGTGTTTTGATATTGGAGGGGTGGGAATATTCGAAAGTCCTACAGGCACGGGGAAGTCACTCAGTCTCATATGCGGCAGTCTTACTTGGCTAACTAAACATAGAAAAAACATGGCAAAACAACGTGACGCTCTCGCCCAAGAAATTTTCAAACGTGAACAAGAAAAACAGACTGACTGGGTGTCTCAGCACCACCTGGTGTCCTCTCTTAAACGAAGAAGAGACGAGATTGAAGATAGTCTCCATCAAATTTCACTTCTCAAAGATAAAGAACTAGCACTCGACAAACCAAACATTCTTCGCGTGTTTTACTGTTCTCGCACACATTCTCAACTTACCCAATTTATCGACCAGTTTAAAATGACCGACTTTTCTGGAGAATTCCGATTAGTAACAGTTGCTTCCAGACAACAACTATGTTTAAATGAAGAGATTCGAAATCTACCCTCGCTGAACAGACGTTGTATAGAAATAATCAAAAACAAGACTTGTCCTTATTACAAAGCTTCAAAAAGTGATCTTTTAACTGAGAAAATCTGTTCTCGACCATTAGATGTAGAAGATATGTTCAAAGCCGGAAAAGAGACAGGCGCATGCCCATTTTATGCTGCCAGAGAAAGTGTGGATTATGCAGAATTATTGGTTGTTCCGTATTCTATTCTTTTACATGAACAAACACGTCTAAGCTATAATTTAGACTTATCGGGTCAAATAGTAATCATAGACGAGGCACATAATTTGATGGAGGCGATAAGTTCGATTTACAGTGCTGAAATTCCCCTATCAACTGCTCTTTGTTATTCTGAGATGCTGggaatatataattcaaaatactcGAATAAGTTATCTTCTTCGAATGTACTATCTATTAAAAAGATCATATTTTTCGTTGACCGTCTGATTGCTTTTATGAAGAAAATGGACCATAAACAGGCATGCTTTACTCTTTCTGATTTTATGTACCAATCAGGCCTGGTTGATGTGCGTGTGGCACATTTGGCTACTTTTTTGGAACACTCATTACTCACAAGGAAATTGAGTGTCTCTAAAGGGGAAGATATGGACTGTGTTGATAAGTTCGTTGACTGTATTGCTTATTACGACTCGTTTGAAGACGGGAGAATTATTCTGAGTACCACCCCCGTTGTctctattaaatatattctgcTTAATCCAGCCGCCCGTTTTATTGAACTCGCCACAAAAGCACACTCTCTTGTATTCGCTGGAGGGACGTTAAGACCATATGATGAAATTAAGGAACTGATTTCTCTTCATACGAACAAGAAATTAATTGAACACTGCAGTTCTCATGTCAGTGACTCCCAAAACAGCCTCCTTCTTGCAGTTGGGATTGGTCCTGGAGGAATGGAAATAAAACTTAATTATTCAGCTCAAAAAAACGATTCCCACGTCAGACAAGTCTGTAGTGCATTGGTTAATTTGTCACGAGTTGTGCCTCGTGGGGGAATCGTATGCTTTTTCCCCTCTTATGAGTTTGAGGAGCGGTGTCATGCTGTGATCAAACAACAGTTTGGGGATTTTCTACGTAAGAAAAGAAAGCTCTTTCGAGAGCctaaaatttcttgccaagttgACCAAGTGCTTCGAGATTATGGGATTTCTCCGAGCGaaagtattttgttttgtgttattgGCGGGAAACTGAGTGAGGGAATAAATTTTCGCGATGATTTGTGTCGactggtggtggttgttggtgttCCTTTCCCCAATGTAATGACTGAGGAATGGAAGGCTAAAATGGACTATATAAAGAACAAGGATAACAGTGATAGGATTACTTGCATGCGTGCAGTTAATCAGAGTATAGGACGGGCCATTCGACACAAAAACGACTTTGCTGCAATTGTCCTTTTGGATTCTCGATATGGAAATTCTTCTCTCTCGGATTATTTACCTTCCTGGCTTATGAGAAACCATTGTATTGCTACCAGTTTTCCTCACGCATTGACTGCTCTTCGTAATTTTTTTATTCTCCATAAAGATTCTTAttga